Proteins from a single region of Verrucosispora sp. NA02020:
- a CDS encoding complex I subunit 1 family protein: MPLWLELVIRIGGVVAAFLVLPLLVGQAEHKVMAHMQGRLGPMYAGAFHGWAQLVADGVKFVQKEDVTPRAADRPVFRLAPAVALVPYLLALLVIPLGPNDLVGQPLDVGLFFVLAVVGVGVLAVLMSAWASANKFSLLGGLRGAAQLLGYELPLVLAAASVAMAAGTLSLSGIVEAWQPWWLIWQAPAMVVFFVAGLAEIRRPPFDMPVADSELVFGYMTEYTGLRFAFLLLAEYVGIVVIAALTTVLFLGGWQGPFADDQLGWLWTLLKVAAVSFVIIWLRVSYPRLREDQLQRLCWLVLVPTALAQLVLTAAVRVAL, translated from the coding sequence ATGCCGCTCTGGCTGGAACTGGTGATCCGCATCGGTGGGGTGGTGGCCGCCTTCCTCGTCCTGCCGCTGCTGGTGGGTCAGGCCGAGCACAAGGTGATGGCGCACATGCAGGGTCGGCTCGGCCCGATGTACGCGGGCGCGTTCCACGGTTGGGCGCAGCTCGTCGCCGACGGGGTGAAGTTCGTGCAGAAGGAGGACGTCACCCCCCGCGCGGCGGACCGGCCGGTGTTCCGGCTGGCCCCGGCGGTGGCCCTGGTGCCGTACCTGCTCGCCCTGCTGGTGATCCCGCTCGGCCCGAACGACCTCGTCGGTCAGCCGCTCGACGTGGGTCTGTTCTTCGTGCTGGCGGTGGTCGGCGTGGGGGTGCTGGCCGTGCTGATGTCGGCCTGGGCCTCGGCCAACAAGTTCAGCCTGCTCGGTGGGCTGCGGGGTGCCGCTCAACTGCTCGGCTACGAGCTGCCGCTGGTGCTGGCCGCCGCGTCGGTGGCGATGGCCGCCGGCACGTTGAGTCTCTCCGGCATCGTCGAGGCGTGGCAGCCGTGGTGGCTGATCTGGCAGGCCCCGGCGATGGTGGTGTTCTTCGTGGCGGGTCTGGCCGAGATCCGCCGGCCGCCGTTCGACATGCCGGTGGCCGACTCCGAGCTGGTGTTCGGGTACATGACCGAGTACACCGGACTGCGGTTCGCGTTCCTGCTGCTGGCCGAGTACGTCGGGATCGTGGTGATCGCCGCCCTGACCACCGTGCTGTTCCTCGGCGGATGGCAGGGGCCGTTCGCGGACGACCAGCTCGGTTGGCTCTGGACCCTGCTCAAGGTGGCCGCCGTCAGCTTCGTGATCATCTGGCTGCGGGTCTCCTACCCCCGGTTGCGGGAGGACCAGTTGCAGCGGCTCTGCTGGCTGGTGCTGGTGCCGACCGCGCTGGCCCAGCTCGTGCTGACCGCCGCCGTCCGGGTGGCCCTGTAA
- a CDS encoding NADH-quinone oxidoreductase subunit C, which produces MTPEEVGRRLVTLLAPVEATATLSGGQAHSRATVDVPPQQWRAALLAVRDDPELACDYFDWLSAVDELADGFDVVAHLWSTTHRHGVLLRTRVSRATPTVDSVVSVYPGAAWHERETHEMFGIDFAGHADLRPLLLPPEFEGHPLRKEFVLASRVAKPWPGAKEPGESEAGGGRRPIRPPGVPAPGEWGVVPTPAGAGGVGEGPRGGTPARPARERPARPAPGTRPPRTPRAAAPEADPTESGPAPAADPAKSGPAADPAEPGAGEEGTP; this is translated from the coding sequence GAGGTCGGCCGGCGGCTCGTCACGCTGCTCGCCCCCGTCGAGGCCACCGCGACGCTCTCCGGGGGTCAGGCGCACTCCCGGGCCACCGTCGACGTACCCCCGCAGCAGTGGCGGGCGGCGTTGCTCGCGGTGCGGGACGACCCGGAGCTGGCCTGCGACTACTTCGACTGGCTCTCCGCGGTCGACGAGCTGGCCGACGGGTTCGACGTGGTGGCTCACCTCTGGTCCACCACGCACCGGCACGGGGTGCTGCTGCGGACCCGGGTGTCCCGGGCCACGCCCACGGTCGACTCGGTGGTGTCGGTCTACCCGGGTGCCGCCTGGCACGAGCGGGAGACCCACGAGATGTTCGGCATCGACTTCGCCGGGCACGCCGATCTGCGACCGTTGCTGCTGCCGCCGGAGTTCGAGGGCCATCCGCTGCGCAAGGAGTTCGTGCTCGCCTCCCGGGTCGCGAAGCCCTGGCCGGGGGCGAAGGAACCGGGCGAGTCCGAAGCCGGTGGCGGGCGGCGGCCGATCCGCCCGCCGGGCGTACCCGCACCCGGGGAGTGGGGCGTGGTGCCGACCCCGGCCGGGGCCGGTGGTGTCGGGGAGGGCCCCCGCGGCGGTACCCCGGCGCGGCCCGCTCGGGAGCGTCCGGCCCGACCGGCACCGGGTACGCGCCCACCGCGTACCCCCAGGGCCGCCGCCCCCGAGGCGGACCCGACGGAATCCGGACCCGCCCCCGCCGCGGACCCGGCGAAGTCCGGCCCTGCGGCGGATCCGGCGGAGCCCGGAGCCGGCGAGGAGGGTACGCCCTGA